TTCTCCAATGACCGTTTCAgactctatttatttattttgagaaaGTCATTATCTTAATATATTGACTTTCTGGAAATACATTTTCATTTATCCTATGTTCACCactaatttaaacttttcatgcaaaagccAAACATTTGTTAAGCATCAGAATGCATATTTATTAATGGAGGCAATACTAAGTTCACAATACTTAACCAAGCATTGCTGAAAAAGGATCCCTCTAATATGCCATGTAAAGCCAAACAGTGGTTTAATTTCACTCCTGAATGTTCAGTTTATTACTAAATTTCACATGATTACTATACTTCAAGTTCTATCAGTTAAATTTCCTGAACTGATTCCGTCTCCTGTGGGTAATTGTTGCTAGATCTTGGTAGAATTTGAGTTCAAATTTTTTAGATGATAAACCCagtaaattttcttgaatctAGTACTACAATAAAGCAAGTAGGCTGTAAGACTTATTTAGTCAACAGATTCCTTAGCCTTGCTGTTATttagcttttctttttctttcaaaaaggaTATTGATTCATGTGGAGATTTGAgtcatattttttattgtgGGTACCGTTATGCATGTTTTCTGGGGCCATATGGCTATTTTggacaataaattttattgcaCAAACAAATTTCAGGCTTCACCTGTCAATATTGGGGATCGTCAAGCTATAGTTGAGGAAAAGAAAACCAACACTCgaggtaatttatttttttacttgctTAATTCATTGATCATTTTCTACTGTTACCTACCTGAGTATCTTGAAGCATAATTGTTTATGCTCGTAATCATATGATAAAAGGTGCAAATGTCTACTGGTTTTTGCAGTTGGCAACAGTGGGAGAGGGAGGTATTCCTCAGGAAGAGGTGGATTTAGAAGTGACAGTTTCAAGAACCGCGGGAACTTTGGGGGTGGCCGGGGTTACATCAGGAATGAATTCAGAAACCAGGGTGAGTTTTCAGGGCGATCCAGGGGTTCAGCTGGGCACAATGGTGAGGATTACCAGCGGGTTAATCAGAACGGAAGCAAAAGAGGAGGTCCTCAGGGTGGTGTCAAAGGTGGTTCTGTTTCTACTTGAACATAGAGCAATGAAAGTGGATAGATGATTTTTTGACAGTACAAATGAGGGGTATCAAGGCACTAGAGGTTAGGGTTTTCCACTTATATATTTGCGACTTTGACACGAACGGTATTGTGCGTCCTTGTTTTTTGTTTCCCCTCCTGGGgcatttcataaaatgttttggtGCACTCCTGTAATCTTTCATGAAAAGCTTATGCAAGTTTGTAAAATTGTGCTCTCGCCCTTGGCTCTCTGCTATGTCCTAACCACACGACGAATATGTATTAGCAAGTGCGAGTGATCCCTGACTTGGCTTCTTTGTTGTTAATTTTAGTTGTGGAGATCCTCCGCTGTTGTTAACTAATCCATAAACGTGGGCTGAATCAATCCTTTATACTATTGGCATTATTGCTTACTGTTAGTTTCAATGTAATAAAGATTATGCAACATGAATGGTACATGTCCAGGCTCCACATTGAAGTCTGGGCACAAATTTGCAGGGGGGAACATCTGCAAAATACTGATTTTAGACAATGTAGGCCAAAATGACCAAAAAGCAGCAAACCCATTTAACGTTGTACAGAACAAAATTCAGACTCttcaaatttagtttgatttctgCAAGTTGGATACAAAATTTGAGGCAGCAAAGGAAGCAGAACCCCCAACCACAGAAACCAAAGCAACAACCACCTGCAATGCAACCTGCCAAGGGTAATCCTCAGGCACAAGATAAACACAAAAGGGACCTAAAAGCAGCAACCCCAAGCTAAGGCTCAACAGAGCCCCTGGAGTCCCAGGGTCAGTGGCTGCAGAGAGGACACCTAATTCCTCTGCCTTAGAGAGGAGACCCAGTTTCTCTATTGTTGATAAAGAAAGGCCAAACTTCTCTGCTGCAGATAGTAACCCAGCTTTCTCAGCTTTGCTCAGAAGCTTCAGCTGCTCAACCCTGGTTAGTAGCTTAATTGGAGGTGAGGTTGCCAAGGGGCTGTTCCTTGGGCCTTGCTCGCCAAGGGGAAACACAGTTGAGTTCTGCATTGAAGCAAAGGGAGAGAGGCTTCAGCCATCATTAGAAATCTCAAAATTGATAGGATAAAGGATGATGAAC
This Manihot esculenta cultivar AM560-2 chromosome 6, M.esculenta_v8, whole genome shotgun sequence DNA region includes the following protein-coding sequences:
- the LOC110617485 gene encoding uncharacterized protein LOC110617485; the encoded protein is MATQKPLPSAAKTVSSRKNSTVFPLGEQGPRNSPLATSPPIKLLTRVEQLKLLSKAEKAGLLSAAEKFGLSLSTIEKLGLLSKAEELGVLSAATDPGTPGALLSLSLGLLLLGPFCVYLVPEDYPWQVALQVVVALVSVVGGSASFAASNFVSNLQKSN